ATTTAATGATTATTTAGTTATTTTCGTTCTCCAGAGAGACCAATTTTAAAGAAATAGGTTAGAATCTGCAAATAAAGTTTCGTTCcgagaaacaaataatatgaccAGAAAAGAAAGACGCTATTGTAATAGAAGTATTGAATTCTAAACGTGTCCATTCTCTTAAAAGAACCAGTTGCAACTGTAGCAAGGAAGGCAAGATGATGAGTAATAGAATAGCCTTTGCATGCTCATTCGCTTAAACACAACGCCAAAAAGGAATCGGTGCAACTACAATTTTGAAGGGACTCAAATTTTTTTTAACGTAATGGCAGGAGCTCTGTCTTTAAATTAAGAAGATAGAATTAACCTAGTTTATAAGGAAAACTAGGTCTAGAAACCATAGTCACACAGTTTATAAGGAAAACTGGCCAAAAAACTAAATACAACAACCCAAACAGCTCACTCTAGGCAAACGACGGAGCCCACCACATGTCATCATTCCTGGGCTTATCACAAGCTGATCCCCTAACGTGTCACCACTCACTCGCGACAAGCAATGACCCAAGGAAAAAGAACGCAATGCGTCATCATTGCCAAGCTTTGCTGCATCCCACAACCAAAGCAATTCCGACTGTGCCAGTGCATATTCACTCTAAAAGAATCAGAGACATGCTGCAAGAAAATAGTGGAACTAGAGAGAACCCAGCCTCGTCGAAACCCAAGTCTTGCGGAAGTGCAGCAAACGTTCCACGTGGACCAACACCCAGTAAGGTGGTGCACGACCttctaggtgacaccttcaggaaGGATATGGCGTCGATTGCCGTCGCCACCTGCCTAAAAACTTAGACGGAGGTTCCTTAGAAGAACCCTACAGGATTAGGGAGGCATCTCGACAATGTTTTCTATGAAGGGAACGACACCTAAAGTGTCACCGTCGTCGGCTCTGGCTAACACCAGTCGCAGTGACGGAGTCAGCCCGGAATCAAGCCTGTGCACTCATCGAGCATGAGCGGCTGGTGCGGTCGGATGTTGGTCAGATGTGGCTGGCCAAGCGTCTCGGTGACGGTCGGTGGCACAGGGTAGTCCTCTCTTAATCTCTTCTACAGTGTCAATACAGAGCTAGGACATGTAGAGAATGATGCGGCAATTGCAGAGCTTGAGCTCCAGTGGCTATGGTGGCAGTGCCTGCGAGACCCCAAAATTTGCTGCGTACCTTTAATGGCGTCCATAAACTCCCTCGCCTTTGACACCGCCAGCCATGGTAGTGCTCTGACTGGTTGTTTGTGATGCCCAGCACTGTGTTGAGTGTGTTAGTTGTGCTGTGTTGGTTTAGAGATAGTTATGTTTGTGGTTGTTTTGAGTTGCTCTTAAGTTGCTAGTTGGGTTGTTTTTTTACTAAGATGCTATTAGTTGGATCTAGTTGCAGTTAGGTTGCTAGCTGGGTCGTTTCTACTAAACTGGCTTAGTGCAGTTATACCTGAGCAAGTACTATAACACAGCTAACGTTGAGTTGCACAAGAGTAGCACACTCTCTAGACTTATGTTTTTTGGGTCCGGTTTCCACCCAAAAAACTGGGCTCAGTGCAAAGCTAACGACAAAACGAATCAAGCAGTAAATAAgatataagggctagtttggaaacttaaatccTCTTATTCTCCGGGAATCTCGGATGagatttaagtttccaaactagccataAAATTCAATAAAGAGACACTATACCTATATTAACTTTTCAGGAAAGAATCATTAGAAATTTGAACAGATACAACggaatttgcaaaaaaaaaagagAATACACAAATGCAAACCCATTCAGTTAGGTAACAGAGACTAATTGCACCATGAAGCTCCCATAATTTATATTGGTATATGGTATAAGTACAATTCATGATAATTGATTCACTGTCTTACATAAATTGGAACTTGGAACACACCTGCAGAGGATAAGCTCCGGTATCCATCCCATTTGTTGGAGTTTATTAGAAACGCTGATTGCGTCAGCTCTCCCAGCCTTGCTTAGAGGTCTGTCATGATCTGACATCAGGACACATATTACACGCTGCTTTTCACAAAGAAATGCAGGAGGCCAGCAACCACACAAGAAAAAACACATTTGTGTTTCTAGTAATGGAGCCCCCGTTCAAAGAGTTGGTATACCAATTAGACATAATGCCTATAGTATTTCATCTTGCCCAAATGGCCAATGCACCAGCACAGCACTATACAAGATACCACTACATTCCCCTACTCTAATAAAACGCAGAGCTAGAGGCAACAGCTACAACATTTTAGCAGAAACTAACTAGGGTGCGGCAAACAAGCATCCATTTCTCAGCATCCAATGCTCCTTCCTATCCAGTTTCCAGTGCAGGGTCAATCAAATCGACACACACGGACTCTTGGACACGCGCAGCCAATTTGTCGAAGACGCCGCCGTTTGAGCATACCTCTAGTGGAGCGGCCCCCGGCGGTGCTCTCcccgtggcggaggaggatgaggCGACGGCGCGGCATCGAGGAGGGCGCGCCCAAGACAGCCGGCTCcgtggcggccgccggcgcatcgACGGAGACGGAGACAGAGCGGGCGACGGCCGGAGGCGGGCGGAAGGCGGCCGGCGTGCGAGAGGAGGTGAGGAGGCGGAGCGGGGCCGAGGAGGGAGGCGAGGAGCAGCGGGAGAGCAGCGCGGGAACAGGAGGAGCTGGAGCTCTCATCTTCCGGTAGCTATGGCCTATGGGTTGGGTAGATGACATGGGAATATG
This portion of the Zea mays cultivar B73 chromosome 2, Zm-B73-REFERENCE-NAM-5.0, whole genome shotgun sequence genome encodes:
- the LOC100275495 gene encoding uncharacterized protein At3g52155, chloroplastic, yielding MSSTQPIGHSYRKMRAPAPPVPALLSRCSSPPSSAPLRLLTSSRTPAAFRPPPAVARSVSVSVDAPAAATEPAVLGAPSSMPRRRLILLRHGESTAGGRSTRDHDRPLSKAGRADAISVSNKLQQMGWIPELILCSDAMRTKETLKILQEHVQGLSEAVVHFIPSFYSIAAMDGQTAEHLQKAICEYSSDEILTVMCMGHNKGWEEAASMFSGDSVALETCNAALLEAAGKSWVEAFSVAGLGGWKLHGIVKP